GCTTCCCACGCAGATCCCTTTCCCAACTCCCTTTTCAATATTTCTGCGGCGATCGGAACAAGACCGGCAACGGCTCCTGCGTCCAAAGGAAGGATGCGTGTGCGGCGGGCGAGGACGTCTTCGACGGTACGAGCCATTTCATCGCGGACGGCGCGTTCAATGTCGCCGGTGGTGTAAGGAAAGTCGGGATGCAGCGTCTCGCCTGCTGCGTATTGCGGCGCCGAGATCGCCAGGTCTTTAGTAACGCATTTTCTCCTTTCCAGGCCGCCGATGTCGGCAGCTTTGTTGACCGCGTCCTGAGCCATGCGGCGATATGTCGTCCATTTTCCGCCAGTGATCGTGACGAGTCCGTTCGGGTCGATGAAGAGTTCGTGTCCGCGAGAAAGCTTTGATGTCGCCACATTTGCCTGAGTTCTTATCAGCGGCCTGATGCCTGCCCAAGACGACAGAATGTCGGCACGCGTCGGCTTTTCGGTGAGATATTTCCCGGCTGTCTCGAGCACGAAATCGATCTCAGCTTCCATCGGTCGCGGATCGAATGACGCCGAATTTACCGGCGTGTCGGTCGTCCCAATCAAAGTATGGCCGAGCCAAGGAATGCAGAAAAGCACACGGCCGTCGGCGGTTTTCGGGATCATTATCGCGGCGTCGGCCGGCAGAAATCTCTTGTCCAGCACGATATGAATTCCCTGCGAATATGTTGTCGTCGGCTCGGCATTGTTGTCGGCGATGCTGCGAATTTCGTCGCAGAAAACACCCGCTGCGTTGATGACCGACCGAGCGTTCACGGTGTATTCGGCGTTCGTCTCCGAATCGCGAAAAACAATTTCAAAGCCGATCACTTTTGATCCGCCGATGCTTTCGACCGATGCATAGTTCACGATGCACGCACCTCGCCGCGACGCCTCACAGGCCATATCTATCAGCAGCCGGGCGTCGTCAAACTGCCCATCGGTGTAAACGACGCCGCCCGAAAGCCCGTCTTGAACAACGGTCGGCAATCGCTTGATGGTCTCAGCACGCGAGATCATCTTGGAGCCGCCTATACCGTGAAAGCCGGCGAGCAGATCATAAACTTTCAGCCCGATGCCGTAGAAAAGCTCGTCGCGAAGGCCATAGCACGGAATGACGAAGTCGAGTTTGTGTGCGGCGTGCGGTGCGTTCTTTAGAATGATCGAGCGTTCACGCAGTGCCTCGCGGACGAGCGAGATGTCGCCCTCACGAAGGTAGCGGACGCCGCCGTGTATCAGCTTTGTCGAGCGGCTCGACGTACCGCTGCCGAGGTCGTATTTTTCTAACAGAAGAACATCATAGCCGCGTGACGCCGCATCCAGCGCGCAGCCGACGCCCGTCGCACCGCCGCCTATCACAACGATATCCCACGCCGCCGTGCGTTCGGCGATACGTTCTAAATTCTCTCCGCGGTTCATTCTTTCCGGTCTTGATTCTGCACTAAACGGACGGCGTCGGGCAATTGCG
This sequence is a window from Acidobacteriota bacterium. Protein-coding genes within it:
- a CDS encoding glycerol-3-phosphate dehydrogenase/oxidase, translating into MNRGENLERIAERTAAWDIVVIGGGATGVGCALDAASRGYDVLLLEKYDLGSGTSSRSTKLIHGGVRYLREGDISLVREALRERSIILKNAPHAAHKLDFVIPCYGLRDELFYGIGLKVYDLLAGFHGIGGSKMISRAETIKRLPTVVQDGLSGGVVYTDGQFDDARLLIDMACEASRRGACIVNYASVESIGGSKVIGFEIVFRDSETNAEYTVNARSVINAAGVFCDEIRSIADNNAEPTTTYSQGIHIVLDKRFLPADAAIMIPKTADGRVLFCIPWLGHTLIGTTDTPVNSASFDPRPMEAEIDFVLETAGKYLTEKPTRADILSSWAGIRPLIRTQANVATSKLSRGHELFIDPNGLVTITGGKWTTYRRMAQDAVNKAADIGGLERRKCVTKDLAISAPQYAAGETLHPDFPYTTGDIERAVRDEMARTVEDVLARRTRILPLDAGAVAGLVPIAAEILKRELGKGSAWEAGQMESFNASVAKYRPDETASQD